A part of Brassica rapa cultivar Chiifu-401-42 chromosome A05, CAAS_Brap_v3.01, whole genome shotgun sequence genomic DNA contains:
- the LOC103867297 gene encoding protein LITTLE ZIPPER 4 has protein sequence MERLNSKLYLQNCFIIKENERLRKKAQILNQENQQLLLELKQKLSKTKKSNGSNQGSNSNLSSSSSASGQS, from the coding sequence ATGGAGAGGCTAAACTCGAAGCTATACCTGCAAAACTGTTTTATAATAAAGGAGAATGAAAGGTTGAGGAAGAAAGCTCAGATTCTGAACCAGGAGAATCAACAGCTTCTCTTGGAGCTCAAACAGAAGCTCTCCAAAACCAAGAAATCTAATGGATCAAATCAAGGAAGCAACAGCAACCTCTCTTCGTCAAGTTCTGCTTCTGGACAATCCTGA